A region of Pseudarthrobacter sp. NIBRBAC000502770 DNA encodes the following proteins:
- the dnaE gene encoding DNA polymerase III subunit alpha translates to MSSSNDSFVHLHTHTEYSMLDGAARLGELFDETERLGMPALATTDHGYLFGAFDFWRKATDKGIKPIIGVEAYVTPGTARTDKERVRWGDESQRKDDVSGGGSYTHMTLLSYNNVGMRNLFRASSIASLDSVFGKWPRLDRELLNTYSEGLIATTGCPSGEVQTRLRLGQYREALEAAAEFRDIFGAENYFCELMDHGLDIERRVTGDLLRLAKDLNLPLVATNDLHYTHEHDAKAHEALLAIQSGSTLLEPTYDNGGSRFAFSGSGYYLKSPQEMRELFRDHPDACDNTLLIAERCEVSFNTDANFMPRFPCPPGEDETSWLVKEVDKGLQYRYPGGIPDEVRKQADYELGVITSMGFPGYFLVVADFINWAKNNGIRVGPGRGSGAGSMVAYAMRITDLDPLRHGLIFERFLNPDRVSMPDFDVDFDDRRRSEVIDYVTRKYGDERVAMIVTYGTIKTKQALKDSSRVLGYPFSMGETLTKALPPAVMAKDIPLADIQNPDAKRYSEAGDFRQLIATDPEAAKVFETALGIEGLKRQWGVHAAGVIMSSDPIIDVIPIMRRFQDGQVITQFDYPTSEGLGLIKMDFLGLRNLTIISDALENIKMNRGIDLDLENLELDDAPSYELLARGDTLGVFQLDGGPMRSLLKLMKPDNFEDISAVLALYRPGPMGANAHTDYALRKNGIQEVIPIHPELEEPLKEILGGTYGLIVYQEQVMAVAQKLAGYSLGQADILRRAMGKKKKSELDKQFAGFSQGMQDNGYSMEAVKTLWDILLPFSDYAFNKAHSAAYGVISYWTAYLKAHYAPEYMAALLTSVGDDKDKSAIYLNECRRMGITVLPPDVNESALNFTPVGNDIRFGMGAIRNVGANAVEAMVTARESEGAYTSFKDYLMKVPAVVCNKRTIESLIKSGAFDSLGHHRRALAMIHEEAIDSVITLKRNEAIGQFDLFAGFEEAESEASLSIEIPDLPEWEKKDKLSFERDMLGLYVSDHPLQGLEGLLAQHAEMSITTILGEDGPQDGAIITIAGMITSLSRRIAKASGNAYARAEIEDLGGSIEVMFFGQVYGPIASVLAEDLIVVVKGRLQKRDDGAITLNCMELSVPDLSEGLHGPLVITMPTHKATEAVVTELGDVLRTHRGNSEVRLHLQGDTRTEIMGLPVHLRVNPSPSLFGDLKVLLGPACLDA, encoded by the coding sequence GTGAGTTCCAGCAATGATTCGTTTGTCCACCTGCACACCCACACCGAATATTCCATGCTGGATGGAGCTGCCCGCCTGGGGGAGCTGTTCGATGAAACCGAGCGCCTGGGAATGCCGGCCCTCGCCACCACCGACCACGGATACCTGTTCGGCGCGTTCGATTTCTGGCGCAAGGCCACGGACAAGGGCATCAAGCCGATCATCGGCGTCGAAGCGTATGTAACGCCCGGGACTGCCCGGACGGACAAGGAACGCGTGCGCTGGGGCGATGAGTCCCAGCGCAAGGACGACGTCTCCGGCGGCGGTTCCTACACGCACATGACGCTCCTGAGCTACAACAACGTGGGCATGCGGAACCTCTTCCGGGCCTCGTCCATCGCCTCCCTCGACTCGGTCTTCGGCAAGTGGCCCAGGCTGGACCGGGAGCTGCTCAACACGTATTCAGAGGGACTCATCGCCACCACGGGCTGCCCCTCCGGCGAGGTTCAGACCCGGCTCCGTCTCGGCCAGTACCGCGAAGCACTGGAGGCCGCGGCCGAGTTCCGCGACATCTTCGGCGCTGAGAACTACTTCTGCGAACTGATGGACCACGGGCTGGACATCGAACGGCGGGTCACCGGCGACCTGCTGCGGCTCGCCAAGGACCTGAACCTGCCCCTGGTGGCCACCAACGACCTGCACTACACCCACGAGCACGACGCCAAGGCGCACGAGGCCCTGCTGGCCATCCAGTCCGGCTCCACTTTGCTGGAACCCACCTATGACAACGGCGGCTCGAGGTTCGCGTTTTCCGGCAGCGGCTACTACCTCAAGTCCCCGCAGGAAATGCGCGAGCTCTTCCGCGACCACCCCGACGCCTGCGACAACACCCTGCTGATCGCCGAACGCTGCGAGGTGTCCTTCAACACGGACGCCAACTTCATGCCCCGGTTCCCCTGCCCGCCCGGCGAGGACGAAACCTCCTGGCTGGTCAAGGAAGTGGACAAGGGCCTGCAGTACCGCTACCCGGGCGGTATCCCGGACGAGGTCCGCAAGCAGGCTGATTACGAGCTCGGCGTCATCACGTCCATGGGGTTCCCCGGCTACTTCCTGGTGGTCGCCGACTTCATCAACTGGGCCAAGAACAACGGCATCCGCGTTGGCCCCGGCCGTGGCTCGGGTGCAGGCTCCATGGTGGCCTACGCCATGCGCATCACCGACCTCGACCCCCTGCGCCACGGCCTGATCTTCGAACGCTTCCTTAACCCGGACCGCGTCTCCATGCCCGACTTCGACGTCGACTTCGATGACCGGCGGCGCTCGGAAGTCATCGACTACGTCACCCGCAAATACGGTGACGAACGCGTGGCGATGATCGTCACCTACGGCACCATCAAGACCAAGCAGGCCCTCAAGGACTCCTCTCGCGTCCTGGGCTACCCGTTCAGCATGGGCGAGACGCTGACCAAGGCGCTGCCTCCCGCAGTCATGGCCAAGGACATTCCCCTCGCGGACATCCAGAACCCGGACGCCAAGCGCTACAGCGAGGCCGGCGACTTCCGGCAGCTGATCGCCACCGACCCCGAGGCTGCCAAGGTCTTCGAGACGGCCCTCGGCATCGAAGGCCTGAAGCGGCAGTGGGGCGTGCACGCCGCCGGCGTGATCATGTCCTCGGACCCCATCATCGATGTCATCCCCATCATGCGCCGCTTCCAGGACGGCCAGGTGATCACCCAGTTCGATTACCCCACGTCCGAGGGCCTGGGCCTGATCAAGATGGACTTCCTGGGCCTGCGGAACCTGACGATCATTTCCGACGCCCTCGAGAACATCAAGATGAACCGCGGCATCGACCTGGACCTGGAAAACCTGGAGCTCGACGACGCCCCGTCCTACGAGCTCCTGGCCCGCGGCGACACCCTGGGCGTGTTCCAGCTCGACGGCGGACCCATGCGGTCCCTGCTCAAGCTCATGAAGCCTGACAACTTCGAAGACATCTCCGCCGTGCTGGCGCTCTACCGGCCGGGCCCCATGGGCGCCAACGCGCACACCGACTATGCGCTGCGCAAGAACGGGATCCAGGAAGTCATTCCCATCCACCCGGAGCTGGAGGAACCGCTCAAGGAGATCCTGGGCGGAACGTACGGCCTGATCGTGTACCAGGAGCAGGTGATGGCCGTAGCCCAGAAGCTGGCCGGCTACTCGCTGGGCCAGGCAGATATCCTCCGGCGCGCCATGGGCAAGAAGAAGAAGTCGGAGCTGGACAAGCAGTTTGCCGGCTTCTCGCAGGGCATGCAGGACAACGGCTACTCCATGGAAGCGGTCAAGACCCTCTGGGACATCCTCCTGCCCTTCTCCGACTACGCCTTCAACAAGGCACACTCGGCAGCGTATGGAGTCATCTCCTACTGGACCGCGTATTTGAAGGCGCACTACGCACCCGAGTACATGGCAGCGCTGCTGACGTCGGTCGGTGACGACAAGGACAAGTCCGCCATCTACCTGAACGAGTGCCGCCGCATGGGCATCACGGTGCTTCCACCGGATGTCAACGAGTCCGCCCTGAACTTCACCCCTGTGGGCAATGACATCCGCTTCGGCATGGGCGCCATCCGCAACGTCGGTGCCAATGCCGTCGAGGCCATGGTCACGGCACGCGAGAGCGAAGGAGCCTACACGTCCTTCAAGGACTACCTGATGAAGGTGCCGGCGGTGGTCTGCAACAAGAGGACCATCGAATCCCTGATCAAGTCCGGGGCCTTCGACTCCCTGGGCCACCACCGGCGCGCGCTGGCCATGATCCACGAAGAGGCCATCGACTCCGTCATCACCTTGAAACGGAACGAGGCGATCGGCCAGTTCGACCTCTTTGCCGGCTTCGAGGAGGCCGAGTCGGAGGCGTCCCTCAGCATCGAGATTCCGGACCTGCCTGAGTGGGAGAAGAAGGACAAGCTCTCCTTCGAACGCGACATGCTGGGCCTGTACGTCTCCGACCACCCGCTGCAGGGGCTCGAAGGCCTCCTGGCCCAGCACGCCGAAATGAGCATCACCACGATCCTGGGCGAGGACGGCCCGCAGGACGGGGCCATCATCACCATCGCGGGCATGATCACCTCCCTGAGCCGCCGCATCGCGAAAGCCAGCGGCAACGCCTACGCCCGTGCGGAAATTGAGGACCTGGGCGGTTCGATTGAAGTCATGTTCTTCGGCCAGGTCTACGGACCCATCGCCTCCGTGCTTGCCGAGGACCTGATCGTGGTGGTCAAGGGCAGGCTCCAGAAGCGCGACGACGGCGCCATCACCCTGAACTGCATGGAGCTTTCCGTTCCGGACCTCAGCGAAGGGCTGCACGGGCCCCTGGTGATCACCATGCCCACGCACAAGGCCACCGAGGCCGTGGTCACGGAGCTTGGGGACGTGCTGCGCACCCATCGGGGCAACTCGGAGGTCCGGCTGCACCTGCAAGGTGACACCCGGACCGAGATCATGGGCCTCCCCGTCCACCTTCGGGTGAACCCCAGCCCGTCGCTGTTCGGTGACCTCAAGGTCCTGCTGGGCCCGGCCTGCCTGGACGCCTGA
- a CDS encoding flavin reductase family protein — MTDNSEPFEQTFREMFRRHAAGVAIITVNYQDEPYGFTATSVASLSAKPPRFTFNMARSSRSWPAVANTQYLGVHMLGLDNQELAARFARPGNRFEGNHWEIGPHGVPILKDVAGWLIGEIQMRLSFENNAVVVVQVVDGQVGGEGSPLLYHGGAYGQPVPLDYEI; from the coding sequence GTGACCGACAACAGCGAGCCGTTCGAGCAGACGTTCAGGGAGATGTTCCGCCGCCATGCCGCGGGCGTCGCCATCATCACCGTGAATTACCAGGACGAGCCCTATGGCTTTACCGCCACGTCGGTGGCTTCCCTGTCGGCAAAGCCGCCGCGCTTCACCTTCAACATGGCGCGCAGTTCCAGGTCCTGGCCCGCCGTGGCCAACACGCAGTACTTGGGAGTGCACATGCTGGGCCTGGACAACCAGGAACTTGCTGCCCGCTTCGCCCGCCCCGGGAACCGCTTTGAAGGAAACCACTGGGAAATCGGTCCGCACGGGGTGCCCATCCTCAAGGATGTCGCCGGGTGGCTGATCGGCGAGATCCAGATGCGCCTTTCCTTCGAGAACAACGCCGTCGTGGTGGTCCAGGTGGTGGACGGCCAGGTGGGCGGCGAAGGATCGCCGCTGCTCTACCACGGGGGCGCCTATGGGCAGCCGGTGCCGCTGGACTACGAGATCTGA
- the hisD gene encoding histidinol dehydrogenase, whose protein sequence is MTTSPDFPAPVTAAVDFRTIDLRGRNLTLRALRAAVPRAKGQTVADAEEKVLQIIFAVRQGGFAALAELAERFDGVEQQHPLVPGEAIAAALDQLDPAVRAALEESISRARKFADGQRPRNVDIQLGDGAVVSQNWVPVARVGLYVPGGLAVYPSSVIMNVVPALAAGVESIALASPPQKEFGGLPHPTILAAAALLGITEVYAIGGAQAIAAFAYGIEAAEAGPALEPVDVVTGPGNIFVATAKRLVKGVVGIDSEAGTTEIAILADDSAQPALVAADLLSQAEHDPKAASVLVTDSEDLAAAVRAELALQAAATKHSARVQEALSGPQSGVVLVDGLEQGIAACDAYAAEHLEIMTRNAPAVAARIRNAGAIFVGDYSPVSLGDYCAGSNHVLPTSGTAAFSSGLNVTTFLRAIQVINYSRDALAEVSGHIVSLSRAEDLPAHGDAVTARFPGDQ, encoded by the coding sequence GTGACCACATCCCCGGATTTCCCCGCCCCCGTGACAGCCGCCGTCGACTTCCGCACCATTGACCTTCGGGGCCGCAACCTGACTCTGCGGGCTCTGCGGGCCGCGGTACCGCGTGCCAAGGGCCAGACCGTGGCGGACGCCGAGGAGAAGGTCCTGCAGATCATTTTCGCCGTCCGGCAGGGCGGCTTCGCGGCGCTGGCAGAACTTGCTGAACGGTTCGACGGCGTGGAGCAGCAGCACCCGCTGGTTCCCGGAGAGGCAATCGCCGCAGCACTGGACCAGCTTGACCCGGCCGTGCGGGCCGCACTCGAGGAATCCATCAGCCGCGCGCGGAAGTTTGCGGACGGGCAGCGTCCCCGCAATGTCGACATCCAGCTCGGCGACGGCGCCGTGGTGAGCCAGAACTGGGTGCCTGTGGCCCGCGTGGGACTGTACGTTCCCGGCGGCCTCGCCGTGTACCCGTCGTCGGTGATCATGAACGTCGTGCCGGCCCTGGCGGCCGGCGTGGAATCCATTGCCTTGGCCTCGCCCCCGCAAAAGGAATTCGGCGGCCTGCCGCACCCCACCATCCTGGCGGCGGCAGCGCTGCTTGGCATCACCGAGGTTTACGCCATTGGCGGGGCCCAGGCCATCGCCGCGTTCGCCTATGGCATCGAAGCCGCTGAGGCTGGTCCGGCACTGGAACCGGTGGATGTGGTGACAGGCCCCGGCAATATTTTCGTCGCCACGGCCAAGCGCCTGGTCAAGGGCGTGGTGGGCATCGACTCCGAGGCGGGAACCACGGAGATTGCGATCCTCGCCGACGATTCCGCCCAGCCCGCCCTGGTGGCCGCCGATCTTCTCAGCCAGGCCGAACACGATCCCAAGGCCGCGTCAGTGCTCGTCACCGACTCCGAAGACCTGGCCGCCGCCGTGCGTGCTGAACTGGCGCTGCAGGCCGCCGCTACCAAGCACTCGGCCAGGGTGCAGGAGGCGCTGTCCGGCCCGCAGTCGGGCGTGGTGCTGGTTGACGGCCTGGAACAAGGGATCGCTGCCTGTGACGCCTATGCCGCGGAACACCTGGAAATCATGACCCGGAACGCCCCCGCCGTGGCCGCCCGCATCCGCAATGCCGGCGCCATCTTCGTGGGAGATTACAGTCCGGTCAGCCTTGGCGACTACTGCGCCGGCTCCAACCATGTGCTGCCCACCAGCGGGACGGCCGCCTTTTCCTCCGGCCTGAACGTGACCACCTTCCTGCGGGCCATCCAGGTCATCAACTACAGCCGGGACGCCCTGGCTGAGGTCAGCGGGCACATCGTAAGCCTGTCCCGCGCCGAGGACCTTCCGGCCCATGGGGACGCCGTCACGGCACGGTTCCCGGGCGACCAGTGA
- the nrdR gene encoding transcriptional regulator NrdR, with the protein MYCPFCRNPDSRVVDSRMTDDGSAIRRRRQCPECGRRFTTVETTSLSVIKRSGVGEPFSRSKVINGVRKACQGRPVSEDDLAMLAQEVEEQIRASGAAEIEAHEVGLVILGPLQKLDEVAYLRFASVYQAFDSLEDFETAIALLRHEAGEGAKGAAGAAKSSEKSPL; encoded by the coding sequence ATGTACTGCCCGTTCTGCCGAAACCCTGATTCCCGCGTGGTGGACAGCCGGATGACGGACGACGGCTCGGCCATCCGCAGGCGCCGTCAGTGCCCCGAATGCGGCCGCCGCTTCACCACCGTGGAAACCACCAGCCTGTCCGTCATCAAGCGCTCCGGCGTCGGTGAACCGTTCAGCCGCAGCAAGGTGATCAACGGTGTGCGCAAGGCCTGCCAGGGCCGGCCCGTGAGCGAGGACGACCTCGCCATGCTGGCCCAGGAAGTCGAAGAGCAGATCCGTGCATCCGGGGCCGCTGAAATCGAAGCCCATGAAGTGGGACTGGTCATCCTTGGACCGCTGCAGAAACTCGATGAGGTGGCCTACCTCCGCTTTGCCAGCGTGTACCAGGCCTTTGATTCCCTCGAGGACTTCGAGACTGCCATTGCACTGCTCCGCCACGAGGCCGGCGAAGGCGCCAAGGGCGCAGCCGGTGCCGCAAAGAGCTCCGAGAAGAGCCCCCTCTAA
- the ppgK gene encoding polyphosphate--glucose phosphotransferase: MAKKDEKSHKNAPLIGIDIGGTGIKGGIVDLKKGKLLGERFRVPTPQPATPEAVAEAVALVVAELSARPEAPEAGSPVGVTFPGIIQHGVVHSAANVDKSWLDTDIDALLTARLGRPVEVINDADAAGLAEARYGAGAGVSGTVLVITLGTGIGSAFIFDGKLVPNAELGHLEIDGHDAESKASAVARERDGLSWDEYSVLLQRYFSHVEFLFSPELFIVGGGISKRADEYLPNLKLRTPIVPAVLRNEAGIVGAALEIALQHKLAK, encoded by the coding sequence TTGGCCAAGAAGGACGAGAAGTCGCACAAGAACGCACCGCTGATCGGTATCGACATCGGTGGTACGGGCATCAAGGGCGGCATTGTCGACCTGAAGAAGGGCAAGCTCCTGGGCGAACGCTTCCGGGTGCCCACCCCGCAGCCCGCCACGCCTGAAGCAGTCGCCGAGGCCGTAGCCCTGGTGGTGGCCGAACTCTCGGCCCGCCCGGAAGCTCCGGAGGCCGGTTCCCCCGTGGGCGTGACCTTCCCCGGAATCATCCAGCACGGCGTGGTCCACTCCGCCGCCAACGTGGACAAGAGTTGGCTGGACACGGATATCGACGCCCTCCTCACAGCCCGGCTTGGCCGTCCGGTGGAAGTCATCAACGACGCCGACGCCGCAGGGCTGGCGGAGGCGCGGTACGGTGCCGGCGCCGGAGTCTCCGGAACGGTCCTGGTGATCACGCTCGGTACCGGCATCGGTTCAGCCTTCATCTTCGATGGAAAGCTCGTGCCCAACGCAGAGCTGGGTCACCTTGAAATTGACGGCCACGACGCCGAATCGAAGGCGTCCGCCGTTGCCCGCGAACGGGACGGCCTGTCATGGGACGAGTACAGCGTGCTCCTGCAGCGCTACTTCTCGCATGTGGAGTTCCTGTTCTCACCGGAACTGTTCATCGTGGGCGGCGGCATTTCCAAGCGCGCCGACGAGTACCTTCCCAACCTCAAGCTCCGCACCCCGATTGTCCCGGCTGTCCTGCGGAACGAGGCAGGCATTGTGGGCGCAGCCCTGGAGATCGCACTCCAGCACAAGCTGGCAAAGTAG
- the map gene encoding type I methionyl aminopeptidase yields MPSLASTAPIGTLTPGTLSPQRPVPASIPRPEYVGKPAPAKFTGSEVKSAETIEKIRIAGKIAAQAIVEVGKHIRPGVTTDELDKVGHEFLLDHNAYPSTLGYRGFPKSLCSSLNEVICHGIPDSTVVQDGDILNIDITAYLNGVHGDTNYTFLVGDVDEESRLLVERTQESLNRAIKAVAPGREINVIGRTIQSYAKRFGYGVVRDFTGHGVGEAFHTGLIIPHYDAAPAYNTVIEPGMVFTIEPMLTLGTVEWDMWSDDWTVVTRDRKRTAQFEHTLLVTETGAEILTLP; encoded by the coding sequence ATGCCTTCCCTTGCCTCCACTGCACCCATTGGCACCCTCACCCCGGGTACTTTGAGTCCGCAGCGTCCCGTCCCGGCGTCCATCCCCCGTCCGGAGTACGTCGGCAAGCCGGCCCCCGCCAAATTCACCGGCTCCGAGGTCAAGAGCGCGGAGACCATCGAGAAAATCCGGATTGCCGGGAAGATCGCGGCGCAGGCCATCGTGGAGGTGGGCAAGCACATCCGCCCCGGCGTCACCACGGACGAGCTGGACAAGGTGGGCCACGAATTCCTGCTGGACCACAACGCCTACCCTTCCACGCTCGGGTACCGTGGATTCCCCAAGTCCCTGTGCTCCTCTCTGAACGAGGTCATCTGCCACGGCATTCCGGACAGCACCGTGGTCCAGGACGGCGACATCCTGAACATAGACATCACCGCATACCTCAACGGCGTCCACGGAGACACCAACTACACGTTCCTGGTGGGGGACGTGGACGAAGAATCGCGGCTGTTGGTGGAGCGAACCCAGGAGTCACTGAACCGCGCCATCAAAGCCGTGGCGCCCGGGCGTGAAATCAACGTGATTGGCAGGACCATCCAGTCCTACGCCAAACGTTTTGGCTACGGCGTGGTCCGCGACTTCACCGGCCACGGCGTCGGGGAAGCCTTCCACACCGGGCTGATCATCCCCCACTACGACGCCGCCCCCGCCTACAACACCGTGATCGAGCCGGGCATGGTGTTCACCATCGAGCCGATGCTCACCCTGGGCACGGTGGAATGGGACATGTGGAGCGACGACTGGACCGTGGTCACCCGGGACCGCAAGCGCACCGCCCAGTTCGAGCACACCCTGCTGGTCACCGAGACCGGCGCCGAAATCCTCACCCTGCCGTAG
- a CDS encoding SPOR domain-containing protein, with amino-acid sequence MTEYWFNINTHEVEEDRLSDWSQLIGPYKTREEAEHAIEKVKARNDAWEKGDDD; translated from the coding sequence ATGACTGAGTACTGGTTCAACATCAACACCCACGAAGTGGAAGAAGACCGGCTCTCGGACTGGAGCCAGCTCATTGGGCCCTACAAGACCCGCGAAGAAGCGGAGCACGCCATCGAGAAGGTCAAGGCGCGCAACGACGCCTGGGAAAAGGGCGACGACGACTGA
- the panB gene encoding 3-methyl-2-oxobutanoate hydroxymethyltransferase has product MASNSSGSSASAEVPAPYGNGPGVPVPAERKPAKVRIHHLQQAKRDGTRFAMLTAYEQYTAGIFDAAGIEVLLVGDSASNNVFGNETSLPVTVDELLPLCRAVARSAKRALVVADLPFGSYEVSAEQAVAAGVRFLKEGLAHAVKIEGGKYYAPTVRAMVQAGIPVMAHIGFTPQSEHVLGGYRVQGRGNDAQRLIEDARALEEAGAFCVLMEMVPAETAAAVDAALTVPTVGIGAGKATTGQVLVWQDMAGLRGGRMAKFVKQYADLRSTLHDAATAYGDDVRSGTFPGPEHSF; this is encoded by the coding sequence ATGGCTTCCAACAGCTCCGGCTCCAGCGCGTCCGCAGAAGTACCCGCCCCGTACGGCAACGGCCCCGGCGTGCCGGTTCCTGCCGAACGGAAGCCCGCCAAGGTCCGTATCCACCACCTTCAGCAGGCCAAGCGGGACGGCACCAGGTTCGCCATGCTTACGGCGTACGAACAGTACACAGCCGGGATCTTTGACGCTGCCGGCATTGAAGTGCTCCTGGTCGGTGACTCGGCGTCCAACAACGTCTTTGGCAATGAAACCAGCCTGCCGGTGACCGTAGACGAGCTGCTCCCCCTCTGCCGGGCGGTGGCGAGGTCCGCAAAGCGCGCCCTGGTGGTGGCAGACCTGCCGTTCGGAAGCTACGAGGTCAGCGCGGAACAGGCTGTCGCCGCCGGCGTCAGGTTCCTGAAGGAAGGGCTGGCCCACGCGGTGAAGATCGAGGGCGGAAAATACTACGCCCCCACGGTCCGCGCCATGGTGCAGGCCGGCATCCCGGTGATGGCCCATATCGGCTTCACGCCGCAGAGCGAACACGTCCTCGGCGGCTACCGCGTCCAGGGCCGCGGCAATGACGCCCAACGGCTGATCGAGGACGCACGCGCACTTGAAGAGGCCGGAGCGTTCTGCGTGCTGATGGAAATGGTTCCCGCGGAGACGGCCGCGGCGGTCGACGCGGCGCTGACCGTCCCCACCGTGGGTATCGGTGCGGGGAAGGCCACCACGGGCCAGGTCCTTGTGTGGCAGGACATGGCGGGGCTTCGCGGCGGCCGGATGGCCAAATTCGTCAAGCAGTACGCGGACCTGCGCAGCACCCTGCACGACGCCGCCACCGCCTACGGGGACGATGTCCGCTCCGGTACGTTCCCCGGCCCGGAGCACTCCTTCTAG
- the glnA gene encoding type I glutamate--ammonia ligase produces MDRQQEFVLRTIEERDVRFVRLWFTDVVGSLKSVALAPAEVEGAFEEGLGFDGSSIEGLARVFESDMLAQPDPATFQILPWRGETEQTSRMFCDILTPDGEPSAADPRNVLKRTLAKAADMGFTCYTHPEIEFYLLKSHEPGPNGAPVPVDEGGYFDHVPGGVAQDFRRTAVTMLESVGISVEFSHHEAGPGQNEIDLRYADALQTADNIMTFRTVIKEVALQQGTYATFMPKPFTDHPGSGMHTHFSLFEGDSNAFFEAGAEFQLSKTARQFIAGILKHAPEFTAVTNQFVNSYKRLWGGGEAPSYLSWGHNNRSALVRVPLYKPGKGQSARIEYRGIDSAANPYLAYAVLLGAGLKGIEEGYDLPAAAEDDVWSLSSAERRAMGHDPLPASLHDAIRSMEDSELMPQILGEQVYEHFLRNKRAEWQDYRLQVTPYELQRNLGIL; encoded by the coding sequence ATGGACCGCCAGCAAGAGTTTGTCCTGCGCACAATTGAAGAGCGCGACGTACGTTTCGTGCGCCTGTGGTTCACCGACGTCGTGGGTTCGCTGAAGTCCGTGGCGCTGGCACCGGCGGAAGTGGAAGGTGCGTTCGAGGAAGGCCTCGGATTCGACGGCTCCTCCATTGAGGGACTGGCCCGTGTTTTCGAGTCTGACATGCTGGCCCAGCCGGACCCCGCCACCTTCCAGATCCTGCCATGGCGCGGCGAGACCGAGCAGACCTCCAGGATGTTCTGCGACATCCTTACCCCTGACGGCGAGCCCTCCGCGGCCGATCCGCGCAACGTGCTCAAGCGCACCCTGGCCAAGGCTGCGGACATGGGCTTCACCTGCTACACGCACCCCGAAATCGAGTTCTACCTGCTCAAGTCGCACGAACCGGGTCCGAACGGCGCTCCGGTACCCGTTGATGAGGGCGGCTACTTCGACCACGTGCCGGGCGGCGTGGCCCAGGACTTCCGCCGCACCGCGGTGACCATGCTGGAATCCGTGGGCATCTCGGTTGAATTCAGCCACCACGAGGCCGGCCCGGGCCAGAACGAGATCGACCTTCGCTACGCGGACGCCCTGCAGACGGCCGACAACATCATGACGTTCCGCACCGTCATCAAGGAAGTGGCGCTGCAGCAGGGCACGTATGCCACCTTCATGCCCAAGCCGTTCACCGACCACCCCGGGTCCGGCATGCACACGCACTTCTCGCTCTTCGAAGGCGACAGCAACGCGTTCTTCGAGGCAGGAGCGGAGTTCCAGCTGTCCAAGACGGCCCGCCAGTTCATCGCCGGCATCCTCAAGCACGCCCCGGAGTTCACCGCGGTCACCAACCAGTTCGTCAACTCCTACAAGCGCCTGTGGGGCGGCGGCGAGGCCCCCAGCTACCTCAGCTGGGGCCACAACAACCGCTCCGCCCTGGTCCGCGTGCCGCTGTACAAGCCCGGCAAGGGCCAGTCCGCCCGGATCGAGTACCGGGGCATCGACTCCGCCGCCAACCCGTACCTCGCCTACGCTGTCCTGCTCGGCGCGGGCCTGAAGGGCATCGAGGAAGGCTATGACCTCCCGGCCGCAGCCGAGGACGACGTCTGGTCGCTGAGCTCGGCCGAACGCCGCGCCATGGGCCATGATCCGCTCCCGGCCAGCCTGCACGACGCCATCCGCTCCATGGAGGACTCCGAGCTGATGCCGCAGATCCTTGGCGAACAGGTCTACGAGCACTTCCTGCGCAACAAGCGGGCCGAGTGGCAGGACTACCGGCTGCAGGTGACGCCCTACGAGCTGCAGCGCAACCTCGGCATCCTCTAG